CGTGCTCCGCTGATGACGATTTTCGACAAGTCGTTGGAGGACATCCACGAGGTTCCGCCGGGCCATATCATTGTGGTCACTAAGGGGGGAGAGGTTACCAAGAGCGTATTCCGCGAACCTGAGCCCGAGCCCAAGCAGTGCTCGTTTGAGCGGATTTATTTCTCCCGTGGCAATGACGCTGACATTTACAAAGAGCGAAAGGCTTTGGGTGCGGGACTATGTGAGCAGATCATGGACGGGATCGACCGGGATCTGGAAAACACGGTTATCAGCTTCGTTCCAAACACTTCGGAAGTCGCCTATTTTGGCGTGCTGGCAGAGTTGCGTTTGATTCGCCGCCAAGAGGTTAAGACCCAGATTCTCGAAGCTGCGGAGAAAGGGGAACTGGATGCCGCCAAACTCGACGAGCTTGTGATGAAGAATTGGCCCCGCGGCGAGAAAATCGCCCACAAGGACCAAAAGCTTCGTACCTTCATTTCGACGGAAAATTCTCGAAACGAGATGGCCTCCCACGTCTACGACGTCACTTATGGGATCATTAAGGATAACGATAATCTCGTCTGTGTGGACGACTCCATCGTACGCGGAACGACGCTTCGCAAGTCTGTGCTCAAGATCTTGGGCAGCCTAAATCCCAAGAAGATCATCATTGCCTCCACTGCTCCGCAGATCCGCTATCCGGACTGCTATGGCATCGACATGTCAGAGCTCGGCAAGTTCATCGCCTTCGAGGCGGCCATCGAGCTGCTGAAGGAAAAAGGGAAGAAGGATGTGATCGGCGAGGTTTACCGTAAGTGCCTAGAAGCTGAGAAAGGAGAGGCGCCGAACACGGTTAATTATGTGCAGGAAATCTACGCTCAGTTCACTGACGACGAAATTTCCGCCAAGATCGCCCAACTCGTCTACCCATACGATACTTCTTGGAAGGGCGAACTGCAGGTGATTTACCAGACCGTTGAAAATCTTCACAAGGCTTTGGATGGCCACGATGGAGATTGGTATTTCACTGGCAACTACCCGACTCCGGGTGGTTTCCAAGTCGTCAATCGCGCGTTTATCAACTATTACGAAAAGGCCAAAGGCCGCTCCTATTAAGCCTCCTCCAACCCCGTTAACATAGGAATTTCATCACTAGATGGCTGCTAAGAAGAAAACAAAAGCATACGCTCAAGTGGGCGTTAACATCGATCTGGCTGACCGCATGAAGGGCGGCCTCAAGGAGTCTCTTAAGAGCGCTTCCCGTCCAGAGGTTCTTGGCGCGGTAGGTGGTTTCGGCGGACTCTTCGACTTGTCTAAGTCCAAATACAAGGAGCCTGTGCTCGTCAGCAGTATTGACGGAGTGGGTACGAAGCTGAAGATCGCCTTTGAGTCCGGCAAGCACAAGAGCGTGGGCATGGATATCGTGAATCACTGTATCGACGATATTTCCGTTATCGGCGCGGAACCGCTTTTCTTCCTCGATTACCTTGGTCTCGGAAAGCTGGAGCCAAAAGTCTTTAAGCAGATCCTAGCTGGTATTTCTCAAGCTTGTGCTAGCGCTAACTGCGCTTTGATTGGCGGGGAAACTGCTCAGCTCCCTGATATGTATTCGCAGGGCGAGTACGATATCGCGGGTGTTATCGTGGGAATCGCGGAAAAGAAGAAGATGCTCTCCGGCTCTACGATCCGTCCAGGCGATGTGGTGGTCGGTTTGCCTTCTAGCGGTCTTCATACCAACGGCTATACTTTGGCTCGTAAGGTCATTTTTGATACTGCCAAGCTCACGCTTAAGGACAAGGTCCCCGGTACGCGTCAAAGCATTGAGAAGGCTCTCATGGAGCCGCACACCAACTATGCTCCGCTGCTTCAGCCATTGCTCGCTAAGTTTAATCAAGGCACTTCGTCCAAGGTTCGCAAGGGCAACGCCGTCTTCGGTATCGCTCACATCACCGGTGGTGGATTTACTGGAAATATCCCACGTATCCTGCCCGAAAAGGTTGATATCGAGATCGAGACTTCGACCTGGGAGCCACTGCCGATCTTCAAGCTGATCGGCGAGAAGGGCGGAATAGACTTCGACGAGATGTACGAAGTCTTCAATATGGGTATCGGTATGACTCTGATCGTTGACGGCAAGCAAGCCGATGAAGTGCTAGAGTTCTGCCAGGCCAACGGTTGCAAGGCTGTAAAGATCGGCCAAGCCGTTAAGGGAACCGGTAAGGTTCAGCTCAAGAAATAGAGCAACTCGAAATAGCTTTTCAAAAGACCGTAGCTTCGTGGGCTACGGTCTTTTTTTTCGTGCGTAAATGGTGGGGCATCTCGACTAAATACCCTCAAAAACAGAATTTTCGATGTGGGCGGTTTACTTGATAGGGGAGGGATGACTGTTTTTCTTGATCTGAATGGAAGGAGCTAGCTTCTCTCTATTTCTTGCTTCAATTTGCTCGGAACCATGAGAGTCGAAGTTTTAGCTGCACTTTTCCTATTGTCCTCGCTGTTGGCGGCTTGCTCTCCAAAGCCGGAAAGAAAAGTTGCAGGCTCTGAATGGCTGGAGGCTGAACGCGGCGGTTCGTCCTATGACGTCTTAGCGTATCCGCTCACTGAGGACGAGCTCGTTTGGTTCGAAAGCAGTTTACCAATATTGGAGACCATAGCTCGTGAGCATAGCTCTGAATGGGCACATATTTCCGAGTCGGAGGATCCTTCTGAAGCGGCGCAGCAAGGCGTATTTTGGAAGCGCAGTGGCGTGCTGGGAAGCGATGTGATGTCTGTCATGCTCAAGCTTACCTTTCTGCAGGAGTTTTCCGATGCGGACGAAACTGTGGAGACTGATATGCGTGAGAATCTTGCTTGGTTGGAAAAAAGAATGGAAGGTGGTGAAGCTAAGCAGGAATTGCTGGAGATGGCTGATTCGATTCGCAGCATCTTGACGGTACTGGAGGCTCACCGTGAAGCGAAGGCCTTCCAGTTTTACCTCCAAAACAAGGTGCGTATGGATGCGGCGCTTGACCGATTCCTCGCGGTCGGCGAACAATAGGCGAAACCCGAAATCGAATTTATTATGCTAGTTCACATAGTTCTCTTTAACCTAACTCCTGGAATGAGCGACGAGCAGGTCGCCGCGTTCGAAAAGGATCTTAACTCTTTGGCCACCATCGAGGTCGCAAAGGCTTGCTACGTGGGCACGGTTTCCGACACCGCCAAACGTCCGGTCGTGCAAACGGATTGGGACTACATGCTGACCGTGGTACTCGAGAACGTGGCGGACCACGATCTTTACCAGCAACACCCGACTCATCAGGCCTTTATCGCCAACCAAAAGCAGTTCTTCGGACAGGTTCGCGTTTTCGACGCGGACTAGAACACGACCTTGGCCGGATCTTTTCGGATCCGGCTTTTTATTGCAGGCGGCCGATCCAGTTCATGGATACGCCTTCAGGGTGACGCTCGAGTGACAAGTGGCTCGGGCTTACGTATCGCGCCTTGACAGTTTTTAGGGGAGGGGTAGAAAGTAATTCCCCATGGAAGCTGCCCTTATGGAGCCGGTCTTGGTACTCAACCGGTTATGGCAGGCGGTAAATGTAATTGCCGCCAAGCGGGCCTTTTCGCTCCTCGCGAGTGGCCACGCGCAAATAGTCCATGCGGAAGACGAGAGTTTCGAAGTCTTCAACATGATGGATTGGGTGGATTTCTCCCGCCACAATCCGCCGCTAAGTGAACAGGAAATCGTCAACACCGTGCGTCACCCGATCCGGGTGCCCCGCGTGATTCTACTTTCAGTTTTTGATCGAGTGCCCCGCAAGGAGATCAAACTGACCCGGCACAACGTTTTCGAGCGCGACAAATACACTTGTCAGTATTGCTCCAAGAAAATGCGTTCCGAGGATCTGAATCTCGACCACGTCATACCCCGCCATTACGGAGGGAAGACGACTTGGGAAAACATCGTTTGCTCCTGTATCGACTGTAATTCTCGCAAGGCGAACCGACTGCCACACGAGGCGAAGATGCATCTTATCCGCAAACCGGTAGCTCCCAAATGGCGTCCAGTCATAAGCTTAGCCGCTCGCGGGAAAAAGCAGGAAGCCTGGAAACACTTTCTCGACGTCGCCTACTGGAACGTAGAACTGGAGAAGTAGCCGCGTCAGATGACCAAAAAAAGCGGCGGGAGCATGGAACTCCGCGCCGCTTGGGAAGTGTTTGGTTTTGCTGTCCTTACTTGATCAGGTTGATGCCGGTCATTTCTTCCGGCTTTTCGAGACCCATCATGGCGAGGATGGTGGGGGCGATGTCGGCGAGGCGACGGTCTCCGTCGTTGACTAGCTCCTTGCCCTTCAGCCCTGTCCCATAAACAACGGCTTCGACCGGGTTTAAGGTGTGGGCGGTGTGTGGACCGTCGACGGTCGGATCCCAAAGCTGGTCTGCATTTCCGTGGTCGGCGGTGATGAAGGCGCGGCCTTCCATCTTGTCGATCGCTTCGAGCAGGATGCCGATGCTGGAGTCAACCTTGGCGCAAGCCTTCTTGACCGCTTCCAAGTTTCCAGTGTGGCCGACCATGTCTGGGTTGGCGTAGTTGACGAGGACGAAGTCGTACTTGCCGGAGAGGATGGCATCCTTGACGAGGTCGGTGACTTCGCCGGCGGACATTTCAGGGGCCTGGTCGTAGGTTGGAACCTTGGGCGACTTGGCCATGCCGCGATCTTCGCCGTCAAATGGTTCTTCACGGTAGTCATTGAAGAAGAAGGTGACGTGCGGGAACTTTTCGGTTTCGGCGGAGCGGAACTGGGTGAGGCCCTTGTCGGCGAGATAGGAGCCGAGCACGTTCTTCATTTTCTCTGGTTTGTAGAAAACGACGTTTTCGCAGAGTCCTTTTTGCCACTCGGTCATGGCGACGAAGAAGATGTCCAACTTGTCGCCGCGATCGAATCCGTCGAATCCGTCTTGGATGAAGGCCTTGGCCAATTCGCGGGGGCGGTCGCCACGGTAGTTGTAGAAAACGACAGCGTCTCCATCGGCGATAGTGCCGAGAGGGGTTCCGTCTTCGTCTACAACCCATGTTGGCGGAACGAATTCGTCGCCTACGTTAGAATCCGAAGTCGGATTGTCGTAGTAACTTTGGATGGCTTCTGGGCCGGACTTGGCCTTTTCACCTTCCTTGCCGGTGAGCATGTTGTAGGCGCGTCCCACGCGGTCCCAACGCTCGTCGCGGTCCATACACCAGAAGCGTCCGCATACGGAAGCGATCTTGCCGATGCCAAGCTCCTTGCACTTCGCTTCCGCTTGTTCTGCAAATGCCTTGCCGGAGTGAGGAGGTGTGTCACGACCGTCGGTGAAAAGGTGGATGTAGACTTCTTCTACTCCCGCCTTCTTCGCTTCTTCCAAAAGACCGTAGAGGTGCTCGAGTAGGCCGTGTACTCCGGCGTCGGAGGCGATACCCATGTAGTGCAGCTTGCCGCCGGATTTCGCCTTGGCGAAAGCTCCTTCGAGAGCCTTGTTACCCGTCACGGTTCCTTCCGAGAACGCCTTGGTGATGCGAACGATTTCTTGGTCTACGATGCGGCCCGCTCCAATATTTTGGTGGCCGACTTCAGAATTGCCCATGATGCCCTCCGGTACGCCTACATCTAGACCGCAGGCGGCTAGCTCGGTGCGTGGCCACTCGGCGCTCAGCATGTCAGAGACTGGGGTGTCCGCTAGTTTGACGGCGTTGAAGCCGTCTTGGTCGGCGTGGTGATTCGCGCCCCAGCCATCGCGGATGACGAGGAGTACAGGTTTTTTCGCTTCGCTCATGATGAATATGATGGTTTGAGCCTCCCAAAAAGCGCGCTTAGAGGGAGTAAGACAAGGATCGACTGGATTAGGAGGGTTAAGTTTAGGGTTTAACCGGTATTAGGCGAAAAGGGGAGTGAATGGAGCTTAATAGCACTCCTTATCCTGAGGCTAAAACGGGCCGATTTTCCCTCTCTAAGAAAAAAAATCAAACGTTTGTTTGAATCCGAAATGGCTTCACCTTCGTAGAAGTAGATAAAGCCGGACTCGATCTAACAATCGAGGCGGGCATGGGAAAACAAGGAGAGAGGGAAACAATGAAAAACAGAATTTTTAGTAGAATCGAAAACGCTAGAACCAAGGTATTGGGATTGTCCGCCTTAGCGGTATTGGCTGCTTCGACGACGTTTGGGGCAGTGATGGATCCGTCGAAGGTGGAAAAACCGGCTGCTGAAGAAGCTGCTGCACGCCGTTTGGTTGTTAATATAAACGACATACGAGGAATCGTGGATTTCGAGTCCGAGCGCGTGCGGGAGGATTTGTTACGTAGCGCTTTCTATGATGCTGCGGATCGTTCCGATTGGCTGGGAGAATTCGATTTCAACTACAACTCCAACAAAAAATCGGAGTCGCCGGGCAGTCTGGACATCAACGTGTTGAATTGGCGCTTAAGCAGAACCGGCATCTACGAGTTCACCGCTTCTGCAACTTATTGGAATAATGACGGTGAGAGGGTGAATCTAGGATTGTTTCACGGCAGCCGCATGAGTTTGCCGGTTACTAATATTTGGCATTCCGGCGAGCAATTCGTTGATTCAGCGGAAGACGCGTTCAAGGATTCGCTTAAGAAGCTTAAGGAAATCGTAGTTGAATCTTAGTTACCGAATTTTGAATTTTTGAGTATTGGATTTTTCATATGCAAAGGCGAGCCATGTAAGTGGCTCGCCTTTTTTATTGAAAATTGGATACGCCGATTACTCGGCAGTCCTACTCAATGCGAAAGAAATCAAAATCCGCTTGCCCGTAGGCTCCTGTCTTAGAGGGCTTGATTGCGACGAGTCCTACTTTAGCTCCTATCCAGCGTCCCTCGACGGCTTGAAAGGGTTCTCCGATTTCGGCGTATTGCTCACCGTCGTTGCTGAAGCTGAATTGGCAGATTCCTCCGTCTTCAACGTCGACTCGCAAAAATCCGTGTGGTGTTGGTATTGGCTGTTTGGCAACGACACGTTCTTGGTTTTGTCTTCGAGCGTCGTGGCAGGTCGAGAGGGCCAGCTCGTAGGAACCATCGCTCTTTCGGTTAATGGAAAGCAGAGCGTAGTCCATCCCCATGACGAGCAAGCCCGAGTGTTCGCCGGGGAGGAGCTCGCTGGCGTCGATCTTGGTAGACGCGGTAAACTCGGGTGCTGGCATCTTCTGGAGCAAAAGGTGCGGAGCGTTCCAAAGGTTTGCGGGTAGTTTAGGAATCCATTGTGAGCGAAGACTCAAGGAGCCTTCTGTATCCGAAAGTGAATACCAGTGAGGACGCCAGTTGGCATGCCATTGCCAGGCGAGGGAAAGTCGGCCGTCGTCAAATTCGTCACCGACGGCTGGCGCATGTGGCGTAATCGCCTCTCTACTTTTCGGTTTGGCATGGCTAGCGACGGGTTGTCCGGTTCCATCTGCATCGGGGTCTTCGCCCATGACGGGCCAGTCGTCCACCCAATGAACGGGTAGAAGGTGTACGATACGACCGTAGGGTTGGACTTCTTGGAAATGGAGGAACCAACTGTCGCCGTTCTCCTGTTCGATGTAGGCTCCCTGGTGCGGACCATTGATGTCGGTGTCACCTGTGGCGAGGACGGTTCTAATTTCATAGGGGCCAAATATGTCTTTTGAGCGAAGCACGTTTTGCCAGCCGGTGGCGACTCCGCCAGCGGGAGCGAAAATGTAGTAGTAACCGTTTCGTTTATAAAACTTCGGTCCTTCGGTGGTCGGGTGGTCGTGGGCTCCGTTGAAGACCACCTTGCGATTGCGGATAACGGAGTCCCCCTCCGGGGTAAGCTCTTGTATTTGTAAGACGTCGCCCAGACCGGCTCGGGAATTGGCGAATGCGTGCACGAGGTAGACGCGCCCATCGTCATCCCAAAGCGGACAGGCGTCGATATTGCCGTAGGCATCCTTCACCAAGATAGGAGCTGACCACTCGCCAAGCGGATCCTCGGTTTGGACGCGAAAGATTCCGCGATCCGGGTCGCCCCAATATATGTAATACATACCGTCGTGGTAGCGGAAGGAGGGCGCCCACACGCCATTGCCGTGTTGCGGCGTATCGAAATAGGAGTCTGGGAAACGCGGGATGGCGTAGTTGACCAACTCCCAATTTACCAAGTCCTTGGAATGCAGGATGGGCAGACCTGGGACGCAGTTGAATGACGAAGCGGTCATGTAATAGTCGTCGCCTACTCGCACCACATCCGGGTCTGAGTAGTCGGCGTAGATGATCGGATTCTTATAGTCGCCGTTTTCGAGGTCAGGTTGCCACGGGGCGGCGGATGAACTTGCGAGAGCGGCCAATGCTATGGCCGCAGTCAGTAGGTAGCGGGGTAGGAGCATGACTCCAGCAAAACTTCACACACGTGTATGGTCCAGCGGAAACTGCGTCACATCGTTGATGTGCGCTGAAGTAGGATTAGTCGATCCGGGATGCGAAGCGATTGTAGAGGTAGCCGATTGTGGTGAAGAGAACTGCCAGAACGGCAAACGCGATGATGCGGTGGAGCGTCTCTTGGATGTCGACGAGGAAAAGTCGGCCTACCGGCAAAACGAATCCAGCTAAGGCGACGATACGGAAAGGCTTCACCTTTAGGGCAATGCCTAGGGAAATGAGACCAAGGCAGTATACCGCTATTATTGGCGTGTAGTAGGAATCCAAAGACAGGCCGGGATAGGCCAATGTTATAGCTGCGGCCAGGTAGCTGGCGATGGTTGCTAGGTAGATCAGAACCTTGCCTAGCGGTTCTCGGATTTTTCGGGATGTCCGAAAACTGACAACTGTGCCTGCCAGTAAAGCGAAAACGCTGAAAGAGAGTCCAATGCTAAGGAACTGCCATGACCAAGGGGATTGGTCCGAGTAGAAGTTACCTGTTTCGTATAGGTTACTCAGGCTGATTAAGGACAGGAAGACAGAGCAGATCAGGGAGGTTCGGTGGCGCTGTAACCTCCATAGGAGAAAGAAAAGAACCGTAGCCGCTAGGAGAATCCCTTGCGATTGGAACCAATCCTCGATGCGGGAGCAGTGAGTTAGAATTAGTGCCGTGATAAAGGGTTGTCCTAGTTTGCGACCTAAGCCCCAGGTTCGCAGGAAGTAGAGGTTTCTCTCGAAACGAGGGCGAAGGCTGCTTCCAAAAAACAGGCAATAGCATAGGGCCAGGCTGAGGACATGAATCCAGAAAGAGCTTTCGCTCGAAAGAAGGTTCCCGATGTTGACCAAAAGAGGGATTAAGAAAAGGTCGCCCAGTGTACGGAAAGGTCGGATACGGACCAATCTCAAAACGACCGAAAATGCAGGAGCGAAAAGCGGGAATAGGGGCAACGTTTCGTAACCAGAATAGAAATACCAGTAGGTAGAGATGACGGACAGTCCCAGGAGCGTGAGCTCGGGCAAGTTGCTGGCTTTGCTTTTGAAACAGGCTACACGTCGAGTCGCTTGATAAGCGAAGAGGATGGAGACTGCTGTAATGGCTACGAAGGACCAGAGGTTTTCCGGTTCGCTCCAAAATACGAAGTGGCCGATTGTGATACACACGGCGCTGGAAGCGATGACGGGAATCGAGTAGAAGCGAGGGATGGTTGCTAGGCATCCGGTTGCGATTGCCAAGCCAGCGAGATAGAGCGGGATTTGGGCTTCATCGGGGACGTTTAGAGCGGAGAAAAGGCAGAGCAGTCCGCCGCTCGAGATGCCGGCCAGAAAATAGATGGTTTTACGGGCTTTGTTCTGTGTGAGGGCGTCCAGTTGCAAACCCAAGGCAGCCGTGCCGAGTATGGGCAGCAGAAAGTATAGGATGAAAGGGATTGACCATACCGCGACAGAGCGGCTCGACAATAGATCCCAGAAAGCAAGAAGGCAGGCCACTGCGTATAAGGCAAAGGTGGCAAGCTCGCTCCACGTGGATTTAGACTGCCGAGTAGACCATGCCATTAGGATCGCTTGAACGCCTAGCGCGAACCAACGGATTTCGCCGCTGAAGTAGTTGACGAACCAAAGGGCGGCCAGACCGCTTCCTTTCAGGAAGAAGAGCTGAAAGGCGAGGCTTCGAAGTCCTGTTTTTATGTACAGCACAGCCCACGAGATGAACAGGAGAGCGAAGATACCGTAGGCGTTGGTGAGATCGCCACTGCTCAACTTGGTATAGCTGTATCCAAGGGATGCGAACAAGGTTGTATTCGCGACCGCGAGGAAGCGGTAAGCCGTCGCGGAAAAACGGTTTCGCAGATTCCATTTCCAATCTATGAATGGAAAGGTGGATACGGAAATAGCGAGAAAGATGAGTATGCTGGCGTTCCAAGGTAGGGTAAGGCTGGTGGAGTCAATGGCCAGAAATAGGCACAAAGCCAGAAGTGGCAGGTATACGGCCAAGGTTGAAAGGGCGAAAAGCGGGAGATGTTTCCAGCGGTAGCCGAACGCTGCTCCAAGCAGCTGCAAAATGACGGCAGAAAGGAGAGCTCCCTCATTCAATCCAACGTAGGCTGCGAAGATGGAAGACGCGAAGCCTAACAGCGTAGCGAGAAAGGCGATACCGTGCTCACGTAGTTTGACGGCGATTGTGTAGATGAAAGCGATGACCGCGAACTGGGCCGCGATGCCAATGAAGGGGTTGGTGATTACGCGAACAGGCGAAGCGGCGTATCCTGAGACGACGCTCACGTAGAGCATGCACAAGCCAATTGCTAAGATGATGGAGCCGAAGCGGGCTCGCTTTTTGCGGAAGTAGGTTCCAAGGCCGATGACCGCAGCATCCACCGCCATGAGCTCCATGAAGCGAATGAGAGGAGATGTGTTTTTTGAAATGTAGACCGAAAAGAAGATTGCGGTGAGGACGGCGAGTAATCCGCCTAAGCGAAGCGTCCACCATTGGATGATGCCCGCTTCAGTTCGGTTCATATCAGCCGGTGGCAGCAGGCCCATGGATCGTAGAAGCTTCGGAAGTGAAGCGGGGGACTTCTGAGGTGCCTCCTCTGTTTTGGGGTTTTCTAGTTCTGTTCGCTCCCTTGGTTCTGGCTTGGCGGGGGCAGGCGTTGATTCAACTGCGCGCAGAAAGGCGGACTCTTCCCCTGTACTCGTTTCTTCCAAGGGTTCCTCTACCTCGGCAGGTTCATCGAATTCGATTTTGGCCGGTTGCGAAGTCCTGTCCCTCTTGAGTTGCTCTAGTTGCAACTCAAGTCGCCCCATCCGCTCGGATAGCCTTTTTCGCTGGACCAGCAGGTAGACGCAAATGGGGAGCGGAGCGAAAAGGAAGAGGATGGCGAGAGCGACGAGGTAGGCTTCGGGGGGCATGGGGTAGAGTGGATCGGAGTAAGTCTAGCGGTTGCTTTTCAGCCAATCCTTGTCGGCTAGGAGAAGCAGTCGCTTCCCAGCAGCGTGCAGGGTCTCTTCCTTTTTTGCAAAATGAAAGCGAATGAAGCGGTGCTCCGGCTCGCGGAAGAAACTCGAACCGGGTACGCCCGCTACGCCGACTTTGCGGGCGAACCATTCTGCGGCTTGGGTATCGGTTTCGAAGCCCAAAGAGGAAATGTCGACCATGACGTAGTATGCGCCTTGCGGTTCGGTAAAGGGTAGGCCCGTCTGGCGAAGGTAGCCCAAGAAGACCTCGCGTTTTCTAGAGTAGAGATCCTGAAGGTCCGAGTAGTATTGGTCTGGTAGTTCGAGTCCGGATACGGCTGCTTCCTGTAGTGGCGCTGCTGCTCCTACAGTGAGAAAATCATGAACCTTGCGAGCTTGGGCTATTACCTCCTGTGGCGCTAAGACGTAGCCAAGGCGCCAGCCGGTTATGGAGTAGGTTTTGGAAAGCGAATTGCAGGTAATGACCCTCTCCCATGCTCCGGGCAAGGAGGCGGCGTAGGTGTGTACGTGTGGCGGGTAGACGATGTGCTCGTAGGGTTCGTCGGTGATGACGTAGGCGTCGTGTTTTTCTGCGAGGGTGATGATGTGGGTGAGTTCCTCGGGTGTGAAAACCTTACCCGTTGGGTTTGACGGGTTGCAGACGATAATGGCTTTCGGCTTTTGTTCGAAGGCCGCTTCCAATTCTTGAGGGTTGTATCCGAAATCTGGAGCGTTGAGGGTTACGTAAATCGGCTCGGCTCCGGAGAGGATCGCGTCGGCGGCATAGTTTTCGTAGAAAGGGGAGAAGACGATGACTTTGTCGCCCGGGTTGCAGGCGGTCATCATGGCAACCATCATGGCTTCGGTACTGCCGCAGGTAACGACCAGATGCTGGTCCGGATCGATCGAAAGTCCCGTGTTTCGGGATATCTTTTGGGCTAGGGCCTCTCTGAAACGAGGCGCTCCCCAGGTAACCGCGTATTGATGGTGCGGACCACGTGTAGCAGTCTCCAAGGCGGAAAGGATTTCTTCCGGCGGATCAAAATCCGGGAAGCCTTGGGAGAGGTTTATGGCTCCGCAACGATTCGCTAGGCGGGTCATTCCGCGAATGACGGATTCGGAAAACTGGGACAGACGGTTGGCGGGAGTGGGCATCTACAGAGAAGAATCGCCGCTTGTAAGTGGCCGTCAAGTTTGGCGAAACGGGAAGTTTGCCAAGGAAGGGCGATTTTTCGCTTGCAGGTTCTATTTCACGGAAATATAGAATTTCACCATATTTCATATGAAACAAGTGCCCCCCCTCAAAACCCTCGGCGCAGGTATGCTGCGCTCGTTCGCTAATTTCTCGAAGCTCGCCCTCTTGCCCTGTCTCGCAACCTCCGGGCTTTTTGCTACCGCCAATGCGGCTGAGCCGGGGCAGATTCCCCCGCATCCGGTTCGCATGGACAAGGTGATTCCAGCCTTCCCCGGCGCTTGGGGCGGCGGCATGTTCACTTCAGGCGGACGTGGTGGCGAGGCGATCGCGGTGACAAATCTCAACGACAGCGGCCCGGGCAGTTTGCGCGAAGCCATTGAGGCGGAAGGTCCTCGTACCATCGTTTTCCGTGTGGCGGGCACCATCCAGCTCGAGTCGAATCTCGATATCGATAATCCCGATATCACCATCGCGGGGCAGAGCGCTCCGGGCGACGGGATCTGTATCGCGAACCACTCGCTGAACATCAATACACACAAC
This region of Pelagicoccus albus genomic DNA includes:
- a CDS encoding amidophosphoribosyltransferase, translated to MSDPIKHECGIAQVRLKKPLEYYQEKYGTPLWGFYKLFLLMEKQRNRGQDGAGVAAVKFDMPAGEPYMFRERSVKSNALDRIFKDTLKQYQKLIRNGEVLPDYVPSIKRKFDFAAELYMGHLRYGTSGGYSLSVCHPFFRRSSWPTKNLILAGNFNMTNTAELNESLIAIGQHPIFATDTQALLEKVGFHLDEAHDNLYRYLRDEGHTNDEIARRILTGIDLPKVFRKSAESWDGGYALIGGIGNGDSFILRDPLGIRPAHYFEDDEVFAAASERAPLMTIFDKSLEDIHEVPPGHIIVVTKGGEVTKSVFREPEPEPKQCSFERIYFSRGNDADIYKERKALGAGLCEQIMDGIDRDLENTVISFVPNTSEVAYFGVLAELRLIRRQEVKTQILEAAEKGELDAAKLDELVMKNWPRGEKIAHKDQKLRTFISTENSRNEMASHVYDVTYGIIKDNDNLVCVDDSIVRGTTLRKSVLKILGSLNPKKIIIASTAPQIRYPDCYGIDMSELGKFIAFEAAIELLKEKGKKDVIGEVYRKCLEAEKGEAPNTVNYVQEIYAQFTDDEISAKIAQLVYPYDTSWKGELQVIYQTVENLHKALDGHDGDWYFTGNYPTPGGFQVVNRAFINYYEKAKGRSY
- the purM gene encoding phosphoribosylformylglycinamidine cyclo-ligase, whose product is MAAKKKTKAYAQVGVNIDLADRMKGGLKESLKSASRPEVLGAVGGFGGLFDLSKSKYKEPVLVSSIDGVGTKLKIAFESGKHKSVGMDIVNHCIDDISVIGAEPLFFLDYLGLGKLEPKVFKQILAGISQACASANCALIGGETAQLPDMYSQGEYDIAGVIVGIAEKKKMLSGSTIRPGDVVVGLPSSGLHTNGYTLARKVIFDTAKLTLKDKVPGTRQSIEKALMEPHTNYAPLLQPLLAKFNQGTSSKVRKGNAVFGIAHITGGGFTGNIPRILPEKVDIEIETSTWEPLPIFKLIGEKGGIDFDEMYEVFNMGIGMTLIVDGKQADEVLEFCQANGCKAVKIGQAVKGTGKVQLKK
- a CDS encoding Dabb family protein yields the protein MLVHIVLFNLTPGMSDEQVAAFEKDLNSLATIEVAKACYVGTVSDTAKRPVVQTDWDYMLTVVLENVADHDLYQQHPTHQAFIANQKQFFGQVRVFDAD
- a CDS encoding HNH endonuclease, which encodes MEAALMEPVLVLNRLWQAVNVIAAKRAFSLLASGHAQIVHAEDESFEVFNMMDWVDFSRHNPPLSEQEIVNTVRHPIRVPRVILLSVFDRVPRKEIKLTRHNVFERDKYTCQYCSKKMRSEDLNLDHVIPRHYGGKTTWENIVCSCIDCNSRKANRLPHEAKMHLIRKPVAPKWRPVISLAARGKKQEAWKHFLDVAYWNVELEK
- the gpmI gene encoding 2,3-bisphosphoglycerate-independent phosphoglycerate mutase, coding for MSEAKKPVLLVIRDGWGANHHADQDGFNAVKLADTPVSDMLSAEWPRTELAACGLDVGVPEGIMGNSEVGHQNIGAGRIVDQEIVRITKAFSEGTVTGNKALEGAFAKAKSGGKLHYMGIASDAGVHGLLEHLYGLLEEAKKAGVEEVYIHLFTDGRDTPPHSGKAFAEQAEAKCKELGIGKIASVCGRFWCMDRDERWDRVGRAYNMLTGKEGEKAKSGPEAIQSYYDNPTSDSNVGDEFVPPTWVVDEDGTPLGTIADGDAVVFYNYRGDRPRELAKAFIQDGFDGFDRGDKLDIFFVAMTEWQKGLCENVVFYKPEKMKNVLGSYLADKGLTQFRSAETEKFPHVTFFFNDYREEPFDGEDRGMAKSPKVPTYDQAPEMSAGEVTDLVKDAILSGKYDFVLVNYANPDMVGHTGNLEAVKKACAKVDSSIGILLEAIDKMEGRAFITADHGNADQLWDPTVDGPHTAHTLNPVEAVVYGTGLKGKELVNDGDRRLADIAPTILAMMGLEKPEEMTGINLIK
- a CDS encoding glycoside hydrolase family 43 protein, giving the protein MLLPRYLLTAAIALAALASSSAAPWQPDLENGDYKNPIIYADYSDPDVVRVGDDYYMTASSFNCVPGLPILHSKDLVNWELVNYAIPRFPDSYFDTPQHGNGVWAPSFRYHDGMYYIYWGDPDRGIFRVQTEDPLGEWSAPILVKDAYGNIDACPLWDDDGRVYLVHAFANSRAGLGDVLQIQELTPEGDSVIRNRKVVFNGAHDHPTTEGPKFYKRNGYYYIFAPAGGVATGWQNVLRSKDIFGPYEIRTVLATGDTDINGPHQGAYIEQENGDSWFLHFQEVQPYGRIVHLLPVHWVDDWPVMGEDPDADGTGQPVASHAKPKSREAITPHAPAVGDEFDDGRLSLAWQWHANWRPHWYSLSDTEGSLSLRSQWIPKLPANLWNAPHLLLQKMPAPEFTASTKIDASELLPGEHSGLLVMGMDYALLSINRKSDGSYELALSTCHDARRQNQERVVAKQPIPTPHGFLRVDVEDGGICQFSFSNDGEQYAEIGEPFQAVEGRWIGAKVGLVAIKPSKTGAYGQADFDFFRIE